The Caloranaerobacter ferrireducens nucleotide sequence GTGAAAAAGAGTCTAAATCCTGATTTAGAAATAGAAGGCGTTGTTTTGAGTATGTTTGATGGTAGGACAAATTTATCAATACAAGTAGTAGATGAGGTTAAGAAATATTTTAAAGGGAAAGTATATACAACAATAATACCAAGGAATGTTAGATTAGCTGAAGCTCCAAGTCATGGTTTACCTATTATTGATTATGATCCTAAATCTAGAGGAGCAGAGGCTTATATGGAATTAGCTGAAGAATTTCTAGAATACGTAGAGGATGTGATTTAATGACAAAAAAGAGAAGAGGTTTAGGAAAAGGACTTGCAGCTTTAATACCAGATGAGCCTTTAAATAATATAGAAAATAATGATAAAGATAGAGTAATAAGTGTTGATGTGTCACTGATAAAGCCGAACAAAGAGCAGCCAAGACGTGAATTTACTTTAGATTCACTTAATGAACTAGCTGAATCATTAAAGGTACATGGTTTAATTCAGCCTGTTATTGTAAGAAAAATTGATGATGGATATGAACTTGTAGCTGGAGAAAGAAGATGGAGAGCTGCTAAAATAGCAGGACTTAAGGAGATACCTTGTATAGTAAGGGATTTTGAGAATAGAAAGTCTGCGGAAATTGCTTTGGTTGAGAATATCCAAAGAGAAGACCTAAATCCAATTGAAGAAGCAATAGCTTATAAAAGATTAATGGAGAAATATAAGCTTACACAAGAGGAGATATCGACTGTTGTAGGTAAAAGTAGACCTTATGTAGCTAATACATTGAGATTATTAAATTTAAGTCAAGAAGTAATTAGTTTTATTTTAGAAGGAAAATTAACTAGTGGTCATGGAAGAGCTTTATTACAAATAGATGATTCAAATATGCAAATTAAATTTGCTAAAGAAATAATAGAAAAAGGATTAAGTGTACGTGAAACTGAAAAATTAGTTAAAGAATTAAAAAATAAGGTAAAAGTAAAGAAAAATAATAAAAATGAATCAGAAAGAGACCCATTTACTTTAGAGATAGAAGAGCAATTAAGAAAAATTTTAGGAACTAAAGTACAGATAAGTAAAGGTAGAAAGAAAGGAAAAATAGAGATAGAATATTATAGTCAAGATGATTTAGATAGAATATTAGATATAATTTTAAACTCCTAATGTTTTACGTGAAACATTAGGAGTTATTGTTTTATGAGTATGTAGTTATTAGAGTCAATAGATGATAGTTGATAGTCATCAGTTGCATGTTAATGGTACTATTGTCTATCATTTTTCAATTAAAGAATAGCAA carries:
- a CDS encoding ParB/RepB/Spo0J family partition protein encodes the protein MTKKRRGLGKGLAALIPDEPLNNIENNDKDRVISVDVSLIKPNKEQPRREFTLDSLNELAESLKVHGLIQPVIVRKIDDGYELVAGERRWRAAKIAGLKEIPCIVRDFENRKSAEIALVENIQREDLNPIEEAIAYKRLMEKYKLTQEEISTVVGKSRPYVANTLRLLNLSQEVISFILEGKLTSGHGRALLQIDDSNMQIKFAKEIIEKGLSVRETEKLVKELKNKVKVKKNNKNESERDPFTLEIEEQLRKILGTKVQISKGRKKGKIEIEYYSQDDLDRILDIILNS